One window of the Prionailurus viverrinus isolate Anna unplaced genomic scaffold, UM_Priviv_1.0 scaffold_50, whole genome shotgun sequence genome contains the following:
- the CTSS gene encoding cathepsin S isoform X1 produces MLSMGAPAGSIIMKCLVWVLLVCAYALAQAHKDPTLDHHWNLWKKTYGKQYKEKNEEVARRLIWEKNLKFVMLHNLEHSMGMHSYDLGMNHLGDMTSEEVISLMGCLRVPSQWQRNVTYKSNSNQKLPDSVDWREKGCVTEVKYQGSCGACWAFSAVGALEAQLKLKTGNLVSLSAQNLVDCSTEKYGNKGCNGGSMTEAFQYIIDNNGIDSEASYPYKAMDGKCQYDSKNRAATCSKYTELPFGSEEDLKETVANKGPVSVAIDASHSSFFLYRSGVYYDPACTQTVNHGVLVVGYGNLNGKDYWLVKNSWGLNFGDRGYIRMARNSGNHCGIASYPSYPEI; encoded by the exons ATGCTTAGTATGGGAGCTCCTGCCGGTTCTATCAT CATGAAATGTCTGGTTTGGGTGCTCCTGGTGTGCGCCTATGCATTGGCACAAGCACATAAAGATCCCACTCTGGATCATCACTGGAATCTCTGGAAGAAAACGTATGGCAAACAGTACAAGGAAAAG aATGAGGAGGTAGCACGGCGTCTTATCTGGGAAAAGAATCTAAAATTTGTGATGCTTCACAATCTGGAACATTCAATGGGAATGCACTCTTATGATCTAGGCATGAACCATCTGGGAGACATG ACCAGTGAAGAAGTGATATCTTTGATGGGTTGCCTGAGAGTTCCCAGCCAATGGCAGAGAAATGTCACTTACAAGTCAAATTCTAATCAGAAATTGCCTGATTCTGTGGACTGGAGAGAGAAGGGGTGTGTTACTGAAGTGAAATACCAG GGCTCTTGTGGTGCCTGTTGGGCTTTCAGCGCTGTCGGGGCTCTGGAGGCACAGCTGAAGCTGAAAACAGGCAATCTGGTATCTCTGAGTGCACAGAACCTGGTAGATTGCTCGACTGAAAAATACGGGAATAAAGGCTGCAACGGTGGCTCCATGACAGAGGCTTTCCAGTACATTATTGATAACAACGGCATCGATTCAGAAGCTTCCTATCCCTACAAAGCCATG GATGGCAAGTGCCAGTATGACTCAAAAAATCGAGCTGCCACATGTTCAAAGTACACGGAACTCCCTTTTGGCAGTGAAGAGGACTTGAAAGAAACCGTGGCCAATAAAGGACCCGTGTCTGTTGCTATAGATGCGAGccactcttctttcttcctctacaGAAGTG GTGTCTACTATGACCCAGCCTGTACTCAGACCGTGAATCATGGTGTATTAGTGGTTGGCTATGGTAACCTTAATGGAAAAGACTACTGGCTTGTGAAAAACAG